GCATAAAACGTCTTAGAAAGGCACTGAATAGGTCTGAGAGGGCATTATCTATAAAGGAACATTGCTAACAAAAGAATACTACGGGCTATGGTTTGTTGTTTACAGTTGCTGGGTATGCTAATATGGAGTTGAGCATAAACTACAGATGGCCCCAGGTGCCAGCCTGGAGCCATTGTAGGACACGCTTCATCGACGGGGCGGGATCGCCGTCCTAAAGAGGTATGGAGCTACAGAAACCCCAATCCACTAGCGGGACCGCCAAATCCGTTTGCTAGGGGCGTGGGGTTTTCTTCGTCTTCTGAGCTGTTTCTTCTTCGATGTCTTTAGCATATGACGAATCTCCAAGAGAGTTTTGAATCCTCTCAAGGTTAATCCCACGATTGTTACCACGACTAGAATGGTATTCAGCAACGCCTATCACCTCCTTTTAAAGGAAGTGACAGCGACCCAGCCCCTAGCCTCCGCATGCCATCTCAATTCTACCACATTTTACATCTCAAATGGGATATAATTACCAGATTTGCCTCTGCCAGCAGCCCGCCGCGCCGGAATATTTCTCCGTTATCATATCCGTAAGCCGATTGATTTTAAAAATATGGCTAACATGAAGAGATAGCCTATCTTTGTAGTCATCAAGAAGGGGCTTGTTTCCGTTTTTTTACCCCTATCCTACCTCGGTGTATTCATTTCCGATTTGAAAGGCTGAAAGGGACCTTTCTCTTTGTCTACAGAGGTGTTTCTATCATTATCTTGATGTTAGTTTATAAGGAGGAATATTGTTTGTATTACAAACCGGTGTTTTTCACAGACAAGAGTTTTTTAAAAAAGAAAGTTGACAAAGAGATTAATCATCATTCATACAAATCAAACAACAAAACCATTCATCTGTTTTTAGAGACAGAAGCACTGTTGTTGTAAATATGTAAATAAATGATATGTATAAATGATATGTATAAATGATATTGTTTGTTCAATTTGAGAAGTGCATTTCTCAAATTGAACATTGCTTTATTCAATTTGAGAAATGCGTAGATTAAAGCATTTTGCCATTTATCAATTTGAGAAATGCGTAGATTAAAGCATTTTGCCATTTATCAATTTGAGAAATGCGTAGAATAAAGAGCTTTTTGGCCTGCGTGCTTTCGAGATAAAAAAATTGACACCCATGAGGAGTGTCAATACAGTCTTATCATGTTGCTAATTTTTCGGGGATAAATTGATGCATCTCTTGAATAGTTATTTCTATTTCTTCTAATTCTTTGTCATTTGGCTTTTCTGATCGAATGATCCATTCGGACGTTTCTTGGTCAAATTTATGGTTAAATAAAAATCCGCGAACTTTCTCTTCTTTTGGACCTTTTATTTGTTTTTGTCTAGCCCAAAAATTTGCTTTCATCATTAACAATGATAATTCAATACGTTTTTTTGCTTCGGGATTAACTTCTTTTTCTTGCTCAATTCTTTCTCTTTGTCTTTTTTCTGCTTCTTGTATAGATCGAGGAAGTTTATCTTCGTGTTTGTTTAATTCATCATCCCACTCTCCATTTTTGATGGCTGATACAACAGCCCCTACTTTATTACGAAGGTTCCCTTCTTTGTAGAGTTTTGATGAGGAAACACGCTTGATGAAAGAAAGTGCATATTCAATATCACCGTTGGCTTCTTTTAATATGACTTTTGCAGACACCGGTTGGAGGTTATACCCGTCAAAAGCTGATTTGAATGCTCTCGTTATGACCTTAATTCTTTCTTCTTCTTCTGAATCAACTGGTTGTGCGCTTTTTTGAACTTTAGGTAAGGATTTTGTTTCTTCGTTTATATCCTTTGCTTTTTTTCCTTTCCCTTTCCACGATGGTGGAAAAATTTTTTGCTCAGGTTCAATTTGTTCAGATTCATTCCATACCGAAAATCCGTATAATGCATGCCCCATCTTGTGAAGTTCTCGGCGAATATAGTTGATTCGTGGACGGTATTGGTATGTACGGTCCATCTTTACTTTTGGATTAGTTCGAACCCATAAAAATCCGTTTTCTACCAAGTATTCAAAGGCTCGAGCTACAGAAGGAATGGTTAGGGTTCCTCCAAAGTCTCCATTTGCTAATTCATCTGATGATTTCCATATCCATTCCCCGTTTTCTACATCATCCCGAAGCTTTTCAAGTTCTTTCTGCTCCCATTCATCTAATGAATCATTTTTCTTTAGCATTTCGATTTGATGTTTTTTATTCCCAATATCGCCGATTTTCCAAATGTACCAATCGATCATTTGTTGTAATATAAGAGTTTCAGTAATCTTTGCCCTTTTCGCACCTCGGCTTACGAGATGAGCCAATGCCGGGACAAAGGAGATCGGCTTTGCCATGTTGACCTGATAGGTCTTCTTCTTTTCCATAAAATCCTCTCCCTTTTTTACCCAAGCAAAGGCGGAAGAGGTCGCTTTGTATTTTCCCTCAATTAATACCCATAATTACCCTATTGTTTTTAGGGCAATAAGTATTTACAATGAGGTTAAGTGAATAATGAATATTTAACGACCTAAGCTTTTTTCCTTTTGCTTGGGTTGGTGTTTGTTAAGCCCTTTCGGTGAGCGGCCAAACTCATACCGAAGGGGTTTTTGTGTTTGAACAATTCTTTAAAGTTGATAAAGATCATCTACTTGGCAATTCAATATCTGTGCCAGCCTGAATAACTTTTCGGTTAAAGGGTGTACGTTTTTCCGCGTTTATCCTGGATGATATACCTTCTCTTGATTTCCCCCATTTTGAAATTCGCCTTTCAGGAAGCTATCTAAGATATCTCGATGAAATCTCCAGGATCGTCCGACTTTAGCAGCGGGTAGTTGGCCATTTCGGCACATTTTATATAGAGTCTGTGGATGAACCATAAGGTAATCCGCAGCTTCATCTAGAGTGAAAACGATTTTCTTATTCACTTTCAAACCCTCCCTTGCTTTTCTATTATTCTATCACTTTTATCATTATTTATCAATAAGCATCAATTGATATAATTAAATATTTTTTATTTCCAAAAATACACGTTCGTTAGAACGCGTTTCATATTTAAAAACATCAGGCATCCCCCCTACTAGTTAATAGAACAGGCCCTCTCTTTTTTTACATAAATTTCCCTAAATGACGTTTTGTCATGGCAGGAATAGAGACTATGGCGATGAATGTGTTACGCAAACGGTCAATTGTCATAGCTTAGTCTCTTTGATGACCCTTATTTATAAGGTAAATTCAGCATAGGGAGTATGATGACGACAAGACAGCACCGCGCGTGTCACGGGGGAGGGATATGAGATGGAGGAATGGCTTAGTGTCCGGGAGATTGCAGAGCAAACGGGATGGCCGGACAAAACAATTCGACGTTACATTGACGATTTTCCAGATTTCATTTTAGTCCGACGGATTGACAGAATTTTACGGGTTCCAAAGGAATCCGTTGAAATTATGGATCAAATTCGCTATTTGTATCAAAAGGGATGGGGGAAGGAACGGATCAAGAAGTTGCTGGGGGATATGCATCCGATGAATATTGTGAAGGATACTTCAGTGGGGAGTCCTCCGACAAGTCCGGTACTAACCAGAGGAGACCTCGTTAGTATGAAAAACCTATTGTTTGAGATGGGGGAAGCGTACAAGCAATCCCAAGAGCGAATTGAGCAGTTAGAAGAAGAGATTCGCGCATTACGTGGAACCTTAGAAAAGCGGGATCAGACCATTATTGAAGAGGTGAAAGGGATGAATCAGACGTTATCGCGAGTAGAGGCCTACACAGAACGTAAAAGAGGAATCTTCGGGGAATGGTTTGGTCGTAAAAAAAGATGAGAAAATAAGACCTTGTTAATTACGTGATACTTACTTAATAAGTTATAATGGACTCACAAACTGATGTGTAGAGATGACTCACCCAAAAAAACTAGTAAAAACAAGGTTTTTAGCCGTTTCTCTTGAATTGTATGATAGAGAGAAGGCAGAAAGTTTATTAATTACTGATTAAGTAATTAATAAATAGTTTTGAGTGAACTACAAAGAAATGAGGGAGAGGATTTCTTTATGGCGATTATCAATTTGGGAGTAGACGGTGGAAATAACCTTGGGAAGGTAGCAGGTCCACATGGGGCAACGATGTTTAACAGCTTGATGGGCGAATACAAACCTAACAATTTGCGGGAAGGAAAGCTTTTTGACGATGACATGGTATGGGAGTACTTAAACAATGGAACGCGGGGCATTGCGGGAGAGTTTGTGAAGTATGAGACGAAGAAGGGGCTTTCTGGCACCAAAAAATCCATGAGTAAAAACCATCCGCAAGCTGGAATGCGGGTCCTTCTAGGCATCGTTTGGTATATCGAGCAGTTCAACATAACCCAACGAGAGTTTAATATTGGTACTTTGAATACGATTGGAGCCATTAAACTCAACGGTAATCAGGACAAGGTGGAAATGCAGGAACGCTTATTAGGAGAACATTCTTTAATCGTGAATGATACGCGGTATGATTTTCGCATTCACAATGTTGGTGTGTTTCCTGAAACGGCAGTTGCAGGCCTTTCTGATCCTGTAGATGATATTCACCATGTTATTGAACTAGGCAGCGGTCAAACCGGTATGGCAACGTTGCTGAAATCAAAGTATATTGCGGAGCGATCGGACACGCTCTCGTTTGGTCTGCAAAACGGAGTTACCGACAATTACGGGGAGATTGCCCGTCGCCTTACGGAACGTGCAGAAGAGCTTGATTGGGAGCAGGATGAATTGACCCGGCTTTGTGGCGGCGGTGCGAAGGTATCTGCTTTGGTAAAAGAGATTCGGGATGCATTTGGTAGTCACTTACCAATTTTACGACCAAAATTACGATTATTGGATGGACGGGTAATTGAAGAAGATCCAATCTACGCAAACAGCATCGCAGTACAACGGCTGATGGAGAAGAAATTTGGAGTCGTCGCCTAAACCGAAGGGGATGTCGAAAAATGAGTTCAACTGAAAGCCGGAAAAAAGAGAGAAAGAAAGATAACTTTGCTCGGAAGCCGGTTGCTTTCAACAAGGATAATCCAAGACAAAAGCGGCTGCTTGAATACGCGGAAAAACAGGGAAACTTCTCTGATTATGTGAAGGGGCTAATCCAAAGAGATATGGAAGGTGGATGGGGTGGCCCTCCTTCTAACCAAGAGAAGCTTACAGAGCCGGAGGAGATCGAATACAAGGATTTTGCCGACAACGCCGTTGATTCATTTGATGCTTTCTAAAGTCATAAAGACAGACCTAAGGGTAACCCCTGGATAAAACAAACCTGCCGTCTGGTAGAGGAGGAAAACTCGTGTTCAGAAACGGTATTGGATGGTTGAAAGAAGTAATGGGGGATTCGTCAGAAAAAGAACCAATCATTGAAGGTGGAATGACAAAACAAGAAGAAGCGGTCCTAACTGAAAAGCACAGTGAAAGCCGTTTTCAACAAAATCCAAATGAAGTGGTAGTTGGAAAAGGGGGAAAAACAACATATCTCATTCAAGAGGTACGCAGAGCAGAGAAATGGTTGGATCGTGTGTTTGTTTTTGACCTTGATAATGAGTTTGCTGCTTTATCAGATGCTAATCGAATAGACACGACTAAGATAGATCTGAATCATAAGATAAACATCATTAACCTTTCTGATCAGAAAGATCGTGAAGCCTTTATGTTAAAAATGATGGATCAAGTGGAAAGCGCGGTTTTTTCCTCCCGGTACGAGAAGACAGGGGTATATATTGATGGTCTGGAGCAATTTCCTGATCCATTGTTTGAAAGATTGTATGACATCAGCAAAAGAATCCGAATGTATAAAGGATTTTTGTGTGTGACTTCTCGGATGGTACCAAATCCAACAGATGCTTTCGGTAGATTGTTCTGGAACGCGAAATATTTTTCCCTTTTTACACTTACTCTTGAGAGCACTGATCGGCTCGAAAAAGAGGAATTGATCCAATCAGATGAAGCAGAACGATTGATCGAGAGAAGAAAAAATGATTCTTTTTTGCAAATAGCGGGGAATCAGAGATATTGGAGAAAGGTTTAAGGGAAAGCTCAGGACAGATGTCCTGGGCTTTTTTGATGAATAATGTTACGTTACACCTTTTATTTTGTTCATTAATGACCATTATATATTTTATATTGACTATTAATGTCCATTAATGATAATATAGGCGTAGAAGGGAGGGATCTATTTTGACAGGACCAGTAATGAACATAGAAGAAGCAGCAAAATACTTAAAATCCAATCCTTCGACTTTATACAAGATGCTTCGATCAGGAAAAATCAAAGGGGCGAAGGTAGGGAAAGAATGGAGAGTTCACAAGGATGTTTTGGATGATTACCTCAAAGGAGTACCACATAACGACCAACAGGAGGATGAATAAAACATGAAAAAAAAGACGGCCCAACCGGCAGGGGCACCGGCGACCAACCATCAGCCCCTACCGATCGCAAACCGTCCTGAAACATCATATCACGAAAAACAGGAAAGATCACTGAGAGACAAAGCAGTGCTTGGGGTTGTGGGAGTTCTAGCGATAACCGTTATAGCCCTTTCTTTTAAGAACACGGCGGCTTTGGCGGAAACATTGAATCTGAATCCGTGGCTAGTAGCTGCCCTGGTGGAGATATTGTTCGGAACGTTGCTTTTTATCCGAGGGGGGCAGCGGGCTTTACAAAAAAACGTTCCGTTCTTTCTGGATGTTGGATATTTTGCGAGCTTGGCTTTTGTGACCGGGGTGAACATGTGGGGCTTGGGACAGATACATCCCATCGGTTATGTGGTCGGTGCCGCGATTACGGGCGCCATGTGGCTCATGGAAAGAACGTTAGTGTGGCTATGGACAGACAGCCACAAACCGCACGAAAAAACTGCGAAAGAACTGGAGAAGGAAGCGGAAGAAGAGATAAAGAAAGCGAAGATACTACAGCGCATCGACTGGAAGAAGTGGGAAGCGCAAAAGCCGGACTTAGCGCTCATCAAGGAAGCACGAGAAGCAGAGAAAAAACGGGAAAAAGTCGTGAAGGATGGACTCCCTGAGTTTTTCAGGGGCGTACCAGACAAGGGTGAAAGCGTACCAGTTACATCGGATGCCGTACCAGTCAAGTGGGATGGCGTACCAGACGCTGTACAGGAAAATGGTACAAGCGTACCAGAAACCGTCCCAGTTATGGATGTACCAATCGAAACGCCTGTGCAAAATGTGCCGCCGAACGTATCGGTCGAGAGGGACGACGAAGGCGAAAGCGTACCGGTAACGGACAACGTGCTAGTAGATCAGGTTGAACCACAAAGTGGTACAACAAAACAGAAGGCTGTTAGGAAGAAGGCAAAGAAAACGACCCCTCCTACCGATATAAACGAAAAACGGAAGAAAGCTTACGACAAAGCTGTTCAAATCTGGAAGGAAACAAGGAAGCGCCCGGGAAGAGATAAAATTATGAAGGAAGCAAGCTGTGGTAGCAGCGTTGCTAAGAGTGTTATCGAAATGTTAAAGGACAATCAAGAAGAAATAGAAAAAGAAATAGCAGCGGAACGAACGGAAAAAGAGAAAGCAGAAAACGTAATTTAATTGGATTAGCGAAAGATGAGGGAACATTCCTCTCTTTCGCTATTTTTTATTGAAGGACCCTTTTAGATGTGAGGTGACCAGGTCGGGGTAGCCAGGTGAGGGACCAGGTCGGGGTAGCCAGGTTGGGGTAGCCAGGTGAGGGACCAGGTCGAGGTAGCCAGGTTGGGTAGCCAGGTGAAGGACCAGGTTGAGGTAGCCAGGTTGGGGTAGCCAGGTGAGGGACCAGGTTGAGGTAGCCAGGTTGGGTAGCCAGGTGAGGGACCAGGTTGAGGTAGCCAGGTTGGGTAGCCAGGTGAGGGACCAGGTTGAGGTAGCCAGGTTGGGTAGCCAGGTGAGGGACCAGGTTGAGGTAGCCAGGTTGGGTAGCCAGGTGAGGGACCAGGTTGAGGTAGCCAGGTTGGGTAGCCAGGTGAGGGACCAGGTTGAGGTAGCCAGGTTGGGTAGCCAGGTGAGGGACCAGGTTGAGGTAGCCAGGTTGGGGTAGCCAGGTGAGGGACCAGGTCGGGGTAGCCAGGTTGGGTAGCCAGGTGAGGGACCAGGTCGGGGTAGTTAATCAACAGCTCTGATCGGGACGGCTTTTTTTGTAACGTAGTACAACGAAACAAAATGATGGTTATTTTACGTTCGACAGGGGATTATCTTGCTGACCGGTAGCACAGCTGCCGGCCACGGCGCCCGACCGCGGGAAGGGGGGAGATCGTTGCTGGCATCACCGGTACCTATCGGGAGGAGGCGGCCACCCGCATCGATAGGTACCGGTGATGCCACCTCTTGCCCCGGGGAGGTGGCCGCTGAAGCAGCCGTCATCGGATCGTCGCCGATAGCGGGAGTGAATCGTCGTGGCGTAGATAGCTGTGTTTTTATATTGTCCAATATTTACAGGTTACAATAGGGAGGTATACAGACAAGCAGGAGTGATTTGCGATGTTCAAACCTGATCAAGAAGTGGTTATAACTGTTCGATTTCCTCGGGATGTATCTGAGGAAGTATTGCAATTGCTGCATGAAAAGCGGGAGATGGAAGGGCCTACAGGCATGGGTGAATTGCTTGTAAAGTCGATTATAAAAGATCTGTACAGCACAACGGAAATAGCGAAACAGCGGGGAATTACCCGTCGTGGTGCTGCTAAAGCAGCAAGAGAAGAAGCAACCAAAGGAAATCCTTGGCCGCAAAAAAACGATAATGGCGATTGGGTGGCACCTTTGGTGGAATGGGAACGAATTTTTAAGAAACGGAAAAAGAAGACAGAAGATTAAAAATTATATTAATTCAGAAAACAGGTTGAAAAGTTACCTTCAGGTGAACTATAATCAGAATTAACCAAGTAATTGGTTAGATTATCCATGGAATTACTTGCACCTTGACAACGGTAAAAATGTTGCGTTGACAGGAGTTTTTCGATATCATAGGAACTAATGTTCCCTATGATTATAGGTTAGGAGGTGGAGTTGTAGCAGGTCTTTGGTTGTATTATTAAAAAATTGACAGGAATCTATTTTATAAACAGAGAAAAACCATGCGTAATGCCTTGGGAGATGGGAGACTCACAATAGGAGGGTCTCATGAAAAAGGTAGTGACAATTTCCAGTTTGGCCATTTTTGGGAGTATGGCCGTAGCGGGTGGTTCCATGGTTTATGCCAATCCGGATCTGGAGGTAACTGGAGAGGTAGAGATGAGGCCGCCAACTGTCCAAGATCCACCCGAATCTCCTTCTTCTGAAATCCCTTCAGATGAAGAGGAAGAGCGGGTACAACCTGAAGTTGGGGAGCCGCCTGTGGTAGAGCAAGAGCCACAGAAGCCTCAAGAAAAGGAACATACGCCGCCACCGAAACAAGAGCAACCAGAGCAAGAACAACCTAAGCAGGAACAGCCAAAGCAGGAACAGCCAGAGCAAGAACAACCCAAACAGGAACAACCGAAGCAAGAGCAAGCTCCAAAAGAATCGGATGATCCGGTAAACGAAGAGAAAAAACAAAGCCGACCGGAGTCGAAAGA
The genomic region above belongs to Desmospora activa DSM 45169 and contains:
- a CDS encoding helix-turn-helix domain-containing protein → MTGPVMNIEEAAKYLKSNPSTLYKMLRSGKIKGAKVGKEWRVHKDVLDDYLKGVPHNDQQEDE
- a CDS encoding ParM/StbA family protein; amino-acid sequence: MAIINLGVDGGNNLGKVAGPHGATMFNSLMGEYKPNNLREGKLFDDDMVWEYLNNGTRGIAGEFVKYETKKGLSGTKKSMSKNHPQAGMRVLLGIVWYIEQFNITQREFNIGTLNTIGAIKLNGNQDKVEMQERLLGEHSLIVNDTRYDFRIHNVGVFPETAVAGLSDPVDDIHHVIELGSGQTGMATLLKSKYIAERSDTLSFGLQNGVTDNYGEIARRLTERAEELDWEQDELTRLCGGGAKVSALVKEIRDAFGSHLPILRPKLRLLDGRVIEEDPIYANSIAVQRLMEKKFGVVA
- a CDS encoding helix-turn-helix domain-containing protein, encoding MNKKIVFTLDEAADYLMVHPQTLYKMCRNGQLPAAKVGRSWRFHRDILDSFLKGEFQNGGNQEKVYHPG